A genomic region of bacterium contains the following coding sequences:
- the ybeY gene encoding rRNA maturation RNase YbeY, which yields MEIHLSNRQDLPVDADALRVLAEVVLENEDMPPSTEVGIMLVTDDDMAAHNQRFLGRDGPTDVLALPLAPPGVGHRESAARTGAGVPYALGDVIVAPGYVRGQARRLGMAYEEEMALMVTHGLLHLIGYDHESDSEAEHMESRERHLLAAIGMERR from the coding sequence GTGGAGATTCACCTGTCGAACCGTCAGGACCTGCCGGTGGACGCGGATGCCCTCCGCGTCTTGGCCGAGGTCGTGCTCGAGAACGAGGACATGCCGCCGTCCACCGAGGTGGGGATCATGCTCGTTACCGATGATGACATGGCGGCACACAATCAGCGGTTCCTGGGCAGGGACGGGCCCACCGACGTGCTGGCGCTCCCTCTAGCGCCCCCCGGGGTGGGTCACCGGGAGAGCGCCGCCCGGACCGGTGCAGGCGTTCCGTACGCGCTGGGCGATGTGATCGTCGCTCCCGGTTACGTCCGCGGCCAGGCGCGGCGCCTCGGCATGGCGTACGAGGAGGAGATGGCGCTCATGGTCACCCACGGGTTGCTGCATCTGATCGGTTACGACCACGAGTCGGACTCGGAGGCGGAACATATGGAATCGCGGGAGCGGCACCTTCTGGCGGCGATCGGAATGGAGCGACGATGA